A genomic window from Triticum urartu cultivar G1812 chromosome 7, Tu2.1, whole genome shotgun sequence includes:
- the LOC125521536 gene encoding AT-hook motif nuclear-localized protein 23-like, producing the protein MAGLDLGTNSYLHHHKQLHLRHDDGAGGSDDGQDALSPGGGGGSAAAGAGIGGSEVVGRRPRGRPPGSKNKPKPPVIITRESANALRAHILEVAAGCDVFEALTAYARRRQRGVCVLSAAGTVTNVTLRQPQSAQSGPASPAVATLHGRFEILSLAGSFLPPPAPPGATSLSAFLAGGQGQVVGGSVAGALVAAGPVVVVASSFSNVAYERLPLEDGDEVVPTPPPAGSDQAGGGMPFGVDPSGGSAGAGLQFFNLPMGMPPMPVDGHNGWPGAAGGVERPPFS; encoded by the coding sequence ATGGCAGGACTGGATTTGGGAACCAACTCCTACCTCCACCATCACAAGCAGCTTCACCTCCGTCACGATGACGGTGCCGGAGGATCCGACGACGGCCAGGACGCGCTCTCGCCGGGCGGAGGGGGAGGGAGCGCAGCCGCAGGGGCTGGGATAGGCGGCAGCGAGGTCGTGGGGCGCCGCCCACGCGGCCGGCCGCCCGGATCCAAGAACAAGCCCAAGCCGCCAGTGATCATCACAAGGGAGAGCGCCAACGCGCTCAGGGCGCACATCCTCGAGGTTGCCGCGGGGTGCGACGTCTTCGAGGCGCTTACCGCCTATGCGCGTCGTCGGCAGCGCGGCGTCTGTGTACTATCCGCGGCGGGGACCGTCACGAACGTGACTCTCCGGCAGCCACAGTCTGCCCAGAGTGGGCCAGCTTCGCCGGCGGTGGCCACACTCCACGGAAGGTTCGAGATACTGTCCCTTGCCGGCTCTTTCCTCCCGCCTCCGGCGCCTCCAGGGGCCACCAGCCTCTCGGCCTTCCTAGCAGGAGGGCAGGGTCAGGTGGTCGGTGGGAGCGTTGCCGGTGCGCTCGTCGCGGCAGGGCCGGTGGTCGTCGTTGCCTCGTCGTTCAGCAACGTGGCGTACGAGAGACTGCCGCTGGAGGACGGCGACGAGGTGGTGCCTACACCGCCACCTGCGGGGAGCGACCAGGCCGGCGGTGGCATGCCGTTCGGTGTTGATCCGTCGGGGGGCTCGGCAGGAGCTGGGCTCCAGTTCTTCAACCTGCCGATGGGCATGCCGCCAATGCCCGTGGACGGGCACAACGGCTGGCCGGGCGCTGCCGGTGGCGTCGAGAGGCCGCCGTTCTCGTGA